TTGCGCACAATCGGCTTCTGGCCCGTGATGAGCATGATGTCGTTGGACGCGGCGTCCAGGGCCTTGGCATTCTGCAGCGCCTCGCCCAGGCCGACGTTCACCACCACCTTGACGATTCGGGGCACCTCCATCACATTCCGGTACCCAAATTCCTGCTGCAAAGCAGGCAGGATTTCCTGTTGGTACTTGTCCTTCAACCTCGGCATACTCAAAACTCCTCACGCATCAGGCCGGCTCACAGCGGTTCGCCGCAGCGGCGGCAGACCCGCACCTTGGAACCGTCGGCGGCAACCTGGTAGCCCACTCGGACGCCCCGCTGGCAATGGTTGCAGTACAGCGCCACGTTGGAAACGTGGATGGGCGCCTCGCGCTCTATGATGCCCACCTGCGTGCGGGTGGACCCCGTCGGCTTCTGATGCTTCTTGATCATGTTCACGCCCGCGACGATCACCATCTGGCGCTTCGGCATCGTCAACTTGACCGCGCCCTTCGCGCCCTTGTCATCGCCGCTGAGCACTACGACCGTATCGCCCTTCTTGATCTTCATCTTGCTCATAAACGCCCCCTATACGACTTCCGGCGCCAGGGACACGATCTTCATGAAGCCCTTCTCGCGCAGTTCGCGCGCCACAGGCCCGAAGATGCGGGTCCCCTTGGGATTCTTGTAATCATCCACGATGACTGCGGCGTTCTCGTCAAACCGAATGTACGAGCCATCGGGGCGGGCGTACTCCTTCGCCGTCCGCACCACGACCGCGCGCACCACGTCGCCCTTCTTGTAGG
Above is a genomic segment from Chloroflexota bacterium containing:
- a CDS encoding 50S ribosomal protein L24, whose protein sequence is MSKMKIKKGDTVVVLSGDDKGAKGAVKLTMPKRQMVIVAGVNMIKKHQKPTGSTRTQVGIIEREAPIHVSNVALYCNHCQRGVRVGYQVAADGSKVRVCRRCGEPL
- the rplN gene encoding 50S ribosomal protein L14, with the protein product MIQVQTRLKVADNTGAREIMCIHVVGGSQRRYAEVGDIIIASVKQATPTGSYKKGDVVRAVVVRTAKEYARPDGSYIRFDENAAVIVDDYKNPKGTRIFGPVARELREKGFMKIVSLAPEVV